A single region of the Sorghum bicolor cultivar BTx623 chromosome 9, Sorghum_bicolor_NCBIv3, whole genome shotgun sequence genome encodes:
- the LOC8058329 gene encoding RING finger and transmembrane domain-containing protein 2 isoform X2, whose protein sequence is MDPPAGGSDRRGPSQSAGFAPSGLRRYGLNFSASSLLQAPLAVLLEYSGVVQSGPALAAHHPSAGPSSPLSASEVDGLLSAAAAVDGEVSIRIQGGPGDTEATGGPAAGTSSEDLIETTAGSEVDQASAAGRGAGATDAETNGGGAGTSGNGGGDRAYQRYDVHHVARWIEQILPFSLLLLVVFIRQHLQGFFVTIWIAAVMFKSNDILRKQTALKGERKISVLIGITVIFMIHVFGVYWWYRNDDLLRPLFMLPPKDIPPFWHAIFVIMVNDTTVRQAAMAVKCMLLLYYKNCRGRNYRRQEYGSLFSSLTTGLYLTFKLTSVVEKVQSFLAAVKALSRKDVHYGSYATAEQVLAAGDMCAICQEKMHVPVLLRCKHIFCEDCVSEWFERERTCPLCRALVKPADIRSFGDGSTSLFFQLF, encoded by the exons aTGGACCCACCGGCTGGGGGCTCCGATCGCCGGGGGCCCAGTCAGAGCGCTGGCTTCGCGCCCTCTGGCCTCCGCCGATATGGCCTCAATTTCTCCGCCTCCAGCCTCCTCCAGGCCCCCCTCGCGGTCCTCCTCGAGTACTCCGGCGTCGTCCAGTCCGGCCCTGCCCTGGCGGCGCACCACCCGTCCGCGGGTCCCTCGTCGCCGTTGTCGGCGTCGGAGGTTGATGGCCTTCTCTCCGCTGCCGCCGCTGTGGACGGGGAGGTTTCGATCCGGATCCAGGGCGGCCCAGGCGACACGGAGGCCACGGGCGGGCCGGCCGCGGGGACCTCGTCCGAGGACTTGATCGAGACGACCGCCGGCTCTGAGGTGGACCAGGCGTCCGCTGCGGGCAGGGGAGCAGGCGCTACGGACGCGGAAACAAACGGTGGTGGGGCCGGCACGTCGGGGAACGGGGGCGGGGACCGCGCGTACCAGCGGTACGACGTGCACCACGTTGCGCGGTGGATCGAACAGATATTGCCGTTCTCGCTGCTTCTACTCGTCGTCTTCATACGGCAGCATCTCCAAG GTTTCTTTGTCACAATTTGGATTGCTGCAGTAATGTTCAAGTCGAATGATATATTGAGGAAGCAAACTGCTTTGAAG GGCGAGAGAAAAATATCTGTACTCATTGGTATTACAGTAATCTTCATGATTCACGTGTTTGGCGTATATTGGTGGTAcaggaatgatgatcttctcAGACCTTTGTTCATGCTTCCTCCAAAAGATATACCACCATTCTGGCATGCAATTTTTGTCATCATGGTCAATG ATACAACGGTCCGCCAAGCAGCAATGGCTGTCAAATGCATGCTACTTCTATACTACAAGAACTGCAGAGGTCGTAACTACCGTAGACAG GAATATGGGAGTCTTTTCTCATCTTTAACCACTGGGCTGTATCTGACTTTCAAGTTGACTTCGGTTGTCGAGAAG GTTCAGTCATTCTTGGCCGCAGTGAAAGCACTTTCACGCAAAGATGTGCATTATGGATCTTATGCGACTGCAGAACAG GTACTTGCTGCTGGTGATATGTGTGCCATTTGCCAGGAAAAGATGCATgtgcctgttctccttcgctgtAAACATATTTTCTGTGAAGACTGTGTTTCCGAATG GTTCGAGCGAGAGCGGACTTGTCCCTTGTGTAGAGCGTTGGTAAAGCCTGCTGATATTCGGTCATTTGGTGATGGTTCTACAAGTCTATTCTTCCAGTTGTTCTGA
- the LOC8058329 gene encoding uncharacterized protein LOC8058329 isoform X3, with amino-acid sequence MDPPAGGSDRRGPSQSAGFAPSGLRRYGLNFSASSLLQAPLAVLLEYSGVVQSGPALAAHHPSAGPSSPLSASEVDGLLSAAAAVDGEVSIRIQGGPGDTEATGGPAAGTSSEDLIETTAGSEVDQASAAGRGAGATDAETNGGGAGTSGNGGGDRAYQRYDVHHVARWIEQILPFSLLLLVVFIRQHLQGFFVTIWIAAVMFKSNDILRKQTALKGERKISVLIGITVIFMIHVFGVYWWYRNDDLLRPLFMLPPKDIPPFWHAIFVIMVNDTTVRQAAMAVKCMLLLYYKNCRGRNYRRQVLAAGDMCAICQEKMHVPVLLRCKHIFCEDCVSEWFERERTCPLCRALVKPADIRSFGDGSTSLFFQLF; translated from the exons aTGGACCCACCGGCTGGGGGCTCCGATCGCCGGGGGCCCAGTCAGAGCGCTGGCTTCGCGCCCTCTGGCCTCCGCCGATATGGCCTCAATTTCTCCGCCTCCAGCCTCCTCCAGGCCCCCCTCGCGGTCCTCCTCGAGTACTCCGGCGTCGTCCAGTCCGGCCCTGCCCTGGCGGCGCACCACCCGTCCGCGGGTCCCTCGTCGCCGTTGTCGGCGTCGGAGGTTGATGGCCTTCTCTCCGCTGCCGCCGCTGTGGACGGGGAGGTTTCGATCCGGATCCAGGGCGGCCCAGGCGACACGGAGGCCACGGGCGGGCCGGCCGCGGGGACCTCGTCCGAGGACTTGATCGAGACGACCGCCGGCTCTGAGGTGGACCAGGCGTCCGCTGCGGGCAGGGGAGCAGGCGCTACGGACGCGGAAACAAACGGTGGTGGGGCCGGCACGTCGGGGAACGGGGGCGGGGACCGCGCGTACCAGCGGTACGACGTGCACCACGTTGCGCGGTGGATCGAACAGATATTGCCGTTCTCGCTGCTTCTACTCGTCGTCTTCATACGGCAGCATCTCCAAG GTTTCTTTGTCACAATTTGGATTGCTGCAGTAATGTTCAAGTCGAATGATATATTGAGGAAGCAAACTGCTTTGAAG GGCGAGAGAAAAATATCTGTACTCATTGGTATTACAGTAATCTTCATGATTCACGTGTTTGGCGTATATTGGTGGTAcaggaatgatgatcttctcAGACCTTTGTTCATGCTTCCTCCAAAAGATATACCACCATTCTGGCATGCAATTTTTGTCATCATGGTCAATG ATACAACGGTCCGCCAAGCAGCAATGGCTGTCAAATGCATGCTACTTCTATACTACAAGAACTGCAGAGGTCGTAACTACCGTAGACAG GTACTTGCTGCTGGTGATATGTGTGCCATTTGCCAGGAAAAGATGCATgtgcctgttctccttcgctgtAAACATATTTTCTGTGAAGACTGTGTTTCCGAATG GTTCGAGCGAGAGCGGACTTGTCCCTTGTGTAGAGCGTTGGTAAAGCCTGCTGATATTCGGTCATTTGGTGATGGTTCTACAAGTCTATTCTTCCAGTTGTTCTGA
- the LOC8058329 gene encoding RING finger and transmembrane domain-containing protein 2 isoform X1 gives MDPPAGGSDRRGPSQSAGFAPSGLRRYGLNFSASSLLQAPLAVLLEYSGVVQSGPALAAHHPSAGPSSPLSASEVDGLLSAAAAVDGEVSIRIQGGPGDTEATGGPAAGTSSEDLIETTAGSEVDQASAAGRGAGATDAETNGGGAGTSGNGGGDRAYQRYDVHHVARWIEQILPFSLLLLVVFIRQHLQGFFVTIWIAAVMFKSNDILRKQTALKGERKISVLIGITVIFMIHVFGVYWWYRNDDLLRPLFMLPPKDIPPFWHAIFVIMVNDTTVRQAAMAVKCMLLLYYKNCRGRNYRRQGQMLTLVEYLLLLYRALLPTPVWYRFFLNKEYGSLFSSLTTGLYLTFKLTSVVEKVQSFLAAVKALSRKDVHYGSYATAEQVLAAGDMCAICQEKMHVPVLLRCKHIFCEDCVSEWFERERTCPLCRALVKPADIRSFGDGSTSLFFQLF, from the exons aTGGACCCACCGGCTGGGGGCTCCGATCGCCGGGGGCCCAGTCAGAGCGCTGGCTTCGCGCCCTCTGGCCTCCGCCGATATGGCCTCAATTTCTCCGCCTCCAGCCTCCTCCAGGCCCCCCTCGCGGTCCTCCTCGAGTACTCCGGCGTCGTCCAGTCCGGCCCTGCCCTGGCGGCGCACCACCCGTCCGCGGGTCCCTCGTCGCCGTTGTCGGCGTCGGAGGTTGATGGCCTTCTCTCCGCTGCCGCCGCTGTGGACGGGGAGGTTTCGATCCGGATCCAGGGCGGCCCAGGCGACACGGAGGCCACGGGCGGGCCGGCCGCGGGGACCTCGTCCGAGGACTTGATCGAGACGACCGCCGGCTCTGAGGTGGACCAGGCGTCCGCTGCGGGCAGGGGAGCAGGCGCTACGGACGCGGAAACAAACGGTGGTGGGGCCGGCACGTCGGGGAACGGGGGCGGGGACCGCGCGTACCAGCGGTACGACGTGCACCACGTTGCGCGGTGGATCGAACAGATATTGCCGTTCTCGCTGCTTCTACTCGTCGTCTTCATACGGCAGCATCTCCAAG GTTTCTTTGTCACAATTTGGATTGCTGCAGTAATGTTCAAGTCGAATGATATATTGAGGAAGCAAACTGCTTTGAAG GGCGAGAGAAAAATATCTGTACTCATTGGTATTACAGTAATCTTCATGATTCACGTGTTTGGCGTATATTGGTGGTAcaggaatgatgatcttctcAGACCTTTGTTCATGCTTCCTCCAAAAGATATACCACCATTCTGGCATGCAATTTTTGTCATCATGGTCAATG ATACAACGGTCCGCCAAGCAGCAATGGCTGTCAAATGCATGCTACTTCTATACTACAAGAACTGCAGAGGTCGTAACTACCGTAGACAG GGTCAAATGTTAACCCTCGTAGAGTACCTTCTGCTTCTTTATCGTGCTTTGTTGCCAACTCCTGTTTGGTACCGTTTCTTTCTGAACAAGGAATATGGGAGTCTTTTCTCATCTTTAACCACTGGGCTGTATCTGACTTTCAAGTTGACTTCGGTTGTCGAGAAG GTTCAGTCATTCTTGGCCGCAGTGAAAGCACTTTCACGCAAAGATGTGCATTATGGATCTTATGCGACTGCAGAACAG GTACTTGCTGCTGGTGATATGTGTGCCATTTGCCAGGAAAAGATGCATgtgcctgttctccttcgctgtAAACATATTTTCTGTGAAGACTGTGTTTCCGAATG GTTCGAGCGAGAGCGGACTTGTCCCTTGTGTAGAGCGTTGGTAAAGCCTGCTGATATTCGGTCATTTGGTGATGGTTCTACAAGTCTATTCTTCCAGTTGTTCTGA